A stretch of Lathyrus oleraceus cultivar Zhongwan6 chromosome 6, CAAS_Psat_ZW6_1.0, whole genome shotgun sequence DNA encodes these proteins:
- the LOC127092462 gene encoding protein indeterminate-domain 12: MFPALMSNSTVSSGRLNHDVSTINSSQHPQKTKKKRNLPGNPDPDAEVIALSPKTLLATNRFVCEICNKGFQRDQNLQLHRRGHNLPWKLKQRNNKEVVKKRAYVCPEPSCVHHNPSRALGDLTGIKKHYSRKHGEKKWKCDKCSKIYAVHSDWKAHSKTCGTREYKCDCGTLFNRKDSFITHRAFCDALAEESARISANQLSNTNTNSLVQSLFLFQNQQSHVTWDPPQQNPNPSNLHHNIKPESQTFPHPYLHHTNKNNIMTSSPFHVSTQQPTTNSTTSPHLSATALLQTAATVGAAAITGQHTSQLSMAELGSATHLYINNMRGFTKNDEGLTRDFLGLTNNGGGNGGSVDVKDMLTFTGGVELEYEQNMMFKSQQGFGFFGTTTTTVPESWGNC; this comes from the exons ATGTTCCCTGCACTTATGTCCAATTCCACTGTCTCTTCTGGTAGATTAAACCACGATGTTTCAACCATTAACTCCTCACAACATCCTCAAAAGACCAAGAAAAAAAGAAACCTCCCTGGTAACCCAG ATCCTGATGCTGAAGTGATAGCTTTATCACCAAAGACACTATTAGCAACAAATAGGTTTGTGTGTGAGATCTGCAACAAGGGTTTTCAGAGAGATCAAAACCTTCAACTACATAGGAGAGGACATAACCTACCATGGAAGTTGAAGCAAAGGAACAACAAAGAAGTGGTTAAAAAGAGAGCTTATGTTTGTCCAGAGCCTTCATGTGTTCATCATAACCCTTCAAGAGCTCTTGGTGATCTTACCGGAATCAAGAAACATTACAGTAGAAAACATGGCGAGAAAAAGTGGAAATGTGATAAGTGCTCAAAGATCTATGCTGTTCATTCTGATTGGAAAGCTCACTCTAAAACCTGTGGAACTAGAGAATATAAATGTGATTGTGGTACCCTTTTTAACAG GAAAGACAGCTTCATAACACACAGAGCATTTTGTGATGCATTAGCGGAAGAAAGCGCGAGAATTTCAGCAAACCAATTATCCAACACTAACACAAACTCATTAGTTCAATCTCTCTTCCTCTTCCAAAACCAACAAAGCCACGTCACATGGGACCCACCTCAACAAAACCCTAACCCTAGCAACCTCCACCACAACATCAAGCCTGAGTCTCAAACCTTCCCTCACCCATATCTTCATCACACCAACAAAAACAACATCATGACATCATCACCTTTCCACGTCAGCACACAACAGCCTACCACCAATTCCACCACGTCACCGCACCTCTCAGCAACTGCACTTCTCCAGACAGCAGCAACCGTCGGTGCCGCCGCCATCACAGGTCAGCACACCTCTCAACTCAGCATGGCCGAGCTCGGATCGGCGACTCATTTATACATTAACAACATGAGAGGCTTCACAAAGAATGACGAGGGTCTCACGAGGGACTTTCTTGGCCTTACAAACAACGGCGGAGGAAATGGTGGCTCCGTGGATGTAAAGGATATGCTAACATTCACAGGGGGTGTAGAGTTAGAGTATGAACAAAACATGATGTTCAAGTCACAACAAGGTTTTGGTTTCTTTGGAACAACGACAACAACTGTTCCGGAATCATGGGGGAATTGTTAG